A stretch of the Solanum dulcamara chromosome 6, daSolDulc1.2, whole genome shotgun sequence genome encodes the following:
- the LOC129892126 gene encoding uncharacterized protein LOC129892126: protein MDIILKNQCFLVTSFFLCCFSPWRQINGFESLFHPKDILPLLPRQVSWPIINSLYSAVDLLPAFVGAASIEGNNTLEWKGACFYKNSAWLELHNKSKSQFGGGTLHIKVSNAHSWTCMDLYIFATPYRVTWDYYFLSREHTLEIKEWKSEAELEYVKNRGMSIFLLQAGMLGTLSALWDVLPLFVNNGWGEKSNIGFLEKHMGASFEERPQPWVTNLTTDDIHSGDFLAISKIRGTWGGFETLEKWTTGSYAGHTAVCLRDAKGKLWVGESGHNNDKGEDVIAILPWDEWWEFELTKDNTNPHIAVLPLHPDLRAKFNETAAWEYAQSMAGKPYGYHNLIFSWIDTIDGNYPPPVDAHLVASVMTVWNQIEPEYGSNLWNEALNKRLGTQNLSLPDILVEVEKRGSSFAKLLAIPEQDEWVYSDGKSTSCVAFILEMYKEGGLFGELANSIQVTEFTIKDAYTLNLFENNSSRLPKWCNADDTVKLPFCQIRGKYRMELPGYNSMDLYPHMNERCPSMPPKYYRPQGC, encoded by the exons ATGGATATAATCTTGAAGAATCAGTGCTTCTTAGTCACTTCTTTTTTCCTCTGTTGTTTCTCTCCATGGCGACAGATAAATGGATTCGAATCACTATTTCATCCAAAAGATATTCTACCGCTATTACCAAGACAGGTCTCTTGGCCAATTATCAATTCCCTTTACAGTGCTGTGGACCTTTTGCCTGCTTTTGTGGGGGCTGCTTCAATTGAAGGAAATAATACTCTGGAGTGGAAAGGTGCTTGCTTTTACAAGAATAGTGCTTGGTTAGAGCTTCACAACAAATCTAAAAGTCAATTTGGTGGTGGAACCCTTCATATCAAG GTGAGCAATGCACACAGTTGGACATGTATGGACCTTTACATCTTTGCAACCCCATATCGTGTAACGTGGGATTACTACTTTTTGTCTCGTGAACATACCCTTGAAATCAAAGAGTGGAAGTCTGAAGCTGAGTTAGAATAT GTAAAAAATAGAGGGATGTCCATTTTCCTATTGCAAGCAGGAATGTTAGGAACCCTTTCAGCACTATGGGATGTTCTCCCCTTGTTTGTCAATAATGGATGGGGCGAGAAGTCAAATATTGGTTTTCTTGAGAAACATATGGGTGCTTCATTTGAAGAACGTCCACAGCCGTGGGTCACAAACCTTACTACTGATGACATTCATTCTGGAGATTTTCTCGCAATATCAAAAATTAGAGGTACTTGGGGTGGTTTTGAGACTCTAGAGAAATGGACAACAGGTTCTTATGCTGGCCATACTGCCGTTTGCTTGAGAGATGCTAAAGGAAAACTATGGGTTGGCGAGTCTGGACATAATAATGACAAG GGAGAAGATGTGATTGCTATATTACCATGGGATGAATGGTGGGAGTTTGAGCTGACAAAAGACAATACTAATCCACATATTGCAGTGCTCCCTTTGCACCCTGATCTCCGGGCCAAGTTTAATGAGACTGCTGCTTGGGAATATGCACAAAGCATGGCAGGAAAACCTTATGGTTACCACAACCTTATATTTAGCTGGATAGACACAATTGATGGAAATTACCCCCCACCCGTGGATGCTCATCTG GTGGCTTCTGTCATGACTGTTTGGAACCAAATAGAGCCTGAATATGGTTCTAACTTGTGGAATGAAGCCTTAAACAAACGACTTGGAACTCag AACCTTAGTCTTCCCGATATACTTGTTGAAGTCGAAAAGCGCGGATCCTCTTTTGCCAAATTGTTGGCTATTCCAGAGCAGGATGAGTGGGTTTATAGCGATGGCAAGTCAACATCATGTGTTgcttttattcttgaaatgTACAAGGAAGGAGGACTATTTGGTGAACTTGCGAACTCAATTCAGGTTACAGAATTCACG ATAAAAGATGCTTATACTCTCAACTTATTCGAAAACAATTCAAGCCGGTTGCCAAAGTGGTGCAATGCTGATGACACTGTGAAGCTTCCTTTCTGTCAAATTCGAGGAAAGTACCGCATGGAATTACCTGGATACAATAGTATGGATCTGTACCCTCATATGAATGAAAGATGTCCATCTATGCCTCCGAAATATTATAGACCACAAGGTTGTTGA
- the LOC129892129 gene encoding fatty acid desaturase 4, chloroplastic-like — MSSILPQNHTIRSSQQVLTYDKIGTIQRRFSTHRVHNISRHFLLPARVYCVSSSSSSSSNIATITTKLPTVPQPLTYDPLTKIEASNTTTTSSTRSVLNDPSLKSTWAHRAWMASGCTTVLISLARSAAGVLDSHMWAGPLIAGCIGYVLSDLASGIYHWGIDNYGSAKSPVFGAQIDAFQGHHKWPWTITRREFSNNLHSLARAVTFTVLPIDLLCNNPTTLAFVGVCSGCIMFSQQFHSWAHGTKSKLPSIVLVLQDAGILVSREQHAAHHRAPYNNNYCIVSGLWNSILDRTKFFELLEMIFFFKFGVRPRSWSEPNSEWIEETETQSITASH; from the coding sequence ATGTCTTCCATTCTACCTCAAAACCATACCATTAGATCCTCACAACAAGTCCTTACATATGATAAAATTGGAACGATACAGAGAAGATTTAGTACACATCGGGTTCATAACATCTCTCGCCATTTTCTCCTACCTGCACGAGTTTATTGTgtctcttcctcctcttcctcctcgtCCAATATTGCCACAATCACCACCAAACTACCAACCGTCCCACAACCACTAACTTATGACCCACTCACAAAAATCGAAGCTAGCAATACTACAACCACTAGTAGTACGAGAAGTGTACTAAATGACCCGAGTTTAAAATCCACGTGGGCTCATCGAGCATGGATGGCAAGTGGGTGCACCACCGTGCTAATTTCATTAGCACGATCTGCAGCAGGGGTACTCGACTCACATATGTGGGCCGGGCCCCTTATAGCAGGCTGCATTGGCTACGTCCTATCAGACTTAGCATCCGGAATCTACCATTGGGGAATCGACAATTACGGCAGCGCCAAAAGCCCTGTTTTCGGAGCCCAAATCGATGCCTTTCAAGGTCACCATAAATGGCCATGGACAATCACCCGTCGCGAATTCTCCAACAATCTCCATTCCCTAGCACGTGCAGTTACATTCACCGTCCTCCCAATTGATCTCCTCTGCAACAACCCGACGACTCTGGCATTCGTCGGAGTTTGTTCAGGTTGCATTATGTTCAGCCAGCAGTTCCATTCATGGGCTCATGGCACAAAAAGTAAGTTACCTTCAATTGTGTTAGTACTACAAGATGCTGGAATACTTGTATCGAGGGAACAACACGCTGCACATCATCGTGCGCCTTATAACAACAATTACTGCATTGTGAGTGGATTATGGAACTCGATTTTGGATAGAACGAAGTTTTTTGAGTTGCTGGAGatgattttcttcttcaaattcgGAGTCCGGCCTAGATCATGGAGTGAACCAAATTCAGAATGGATTGAAGAAACTGAGACACAATCAATTACTGCTTCACATTGA
- the LOC129891792 gene encoding probable protein phosphatase 2C 55, with the protein MDIDVIDEMDIDEDLNFRDESSNVSSFNNGNFRTKMAAGSFYIPQSSKAPLGEDAHFICIEEETIGVADGVGGWAKKGVDSGEYSRQLVKNAELSIHKQKDQWYKIDPMKVLNEAYFNTKCKGSSTACILTLTCDIVHAVNVGDSGFVVIRDGVIVYKSEIQQKRFNYPFQLGNGVKLDDPNVAQEIKVTVRTGDVIVMATDGLFDNVHGSELEILVRDGLVDLSELGTFPKMLAQKIAEYALQNSKSTWINTPFAEESNKARKHHRGGKRDDITVIVAHILPR; encoded by the coding sequence ATGGATATAGATGTTATAGATGAGATGGATATAGACGAAGATCTGAACTTTCGCGATGAGAGTTCTAATGTCTCAAGTTTTAATAATGGGAATTTCAGGACAAAGATGGCGGCTGGCTCATTTTACATACCACAATCTAGCAAAGCACCTCTAGGGGAAGATGCACATTTTATTTGCATAGAGGAAGAAACCATAGGTGTAGCGGATGGCGTTGGTGGCTGGGCGAAAAAGGGTGTCGATTCCGGAGAATATTCTAGACAGTTGGTTAAAAATGCTGAATTATCGATTCACAAGCAGAAAGATCAGTGGTACAAAATTGATCCAATGAAAGTTCTCAACGAGGCTTATTTCAACACGAAATGTAAAGGTTCGTCAACAGCTTGTATTTTGACTTTAACGTGTGATATTGTACACGCGGTCAATGTTGGAGATAGCGGGTTTGTTGTTATAAGAGATGGGGTAATAGTTTACAAATCGGAAATTCAACAAAAAAGATTCAATTATCCCTTTCAGTTAGGGAATGGTGTTAAACTTGATGATCCAAATGTGGCACAAGAAATTAAAGTTACAGTAAGAACAGGGGATGTGATAGTGATGGCTACAGATGGATTGTTCGATAATGTTCACGGCTCTGAGTTGGAGATACTAGTACGTGACGGGCTAGTGGATTTAAGCGAACTGGGAACATTTCCAAAGATGTTAGCACAGAAGATTGCAGAATATGCACTGCAGAATTCAAAAAGTACATGGATTAATACACCTTTTGCTGAAGAGTCCAACAAAGCTCGCAAACATCATCGTGGTGGCAAGCGTGATGACATTACAGTGATAGTTGCCCATATTTTGCCCCGATAG
- the LOC129891827 gene encoding uncharacterized protein LOC129891827 yields MKDSIFDGREEFMVSPLGGIPQLRKAHFLKPIASSIEGPNLKLPSLPFSSESEWPLKVSFNGCRHHQNKWKKWVAAMESVHHSVWKAAGIYEAIMGSVYKVHTDKDLIFGLVERWCCDTNTFLFPWGEATVTLEDMMILGGFSVLGDPVFLPLQYRELVQIEENLEKARRDLIGLKADNHTRWLNFFMNSGRDYEHEAFLSLWLSRFVFPGNEYDKIGTHVFPIAVNLARGTLLALAPAVLASIYRDLSLLKQTMIMASSKVPSRNRDRFDILEISLWAPQFFVQVWAWERLVALQPEQAQNNNMVSGVRIGRWHNVKQSGVINVRNTIDSSGETFQWRPYTLAVEGWLVPRFYKEKEEWTVVEGQNLDQEMESFVRCLRASELVGLDCQEPYRPNRVAMQFGYDQDFPKWIPRSPSSPELAWYNYSRPTDSDFRLYYPSRLFEPDVTIQYLKWWRKEILFLADALKGFSHGRRSKRRSKRLCNLYDSPAFAPKLKQVKLETDWDVCDVLPGIRTDCQPKQVENYPAAPPGFLNYPAVPPGFPNYPTAPPGFPNYPAVPPGFPNYPAVPPGFPPKCCGKNDKKNLSIGVSQTMACDSVPCRSTQKHIAKKTVYTFTDYAHESNGSSIVVPPKCNGENDKENISVGVCQTVACDVVPPGSMEKHKAGESVYTSTDAHDSNDSSSVVLPKCVLEYDKENLYVVPPGLTEKHNAGQSVYTSTDAHDSNESSSVVPPKCNRENDKENLSMEVSQTVACDAVAPSSTERHAGWEDDRNESNRNIARDLVNKCDDLITDIELKLSELERQVALHRRC; encoded by the coding sequence ATGAAAGATTCAATCTTTGATGGAAGAGAAGAGTTTATGGTTTCACCACTTGGTGGAATCCCACAACTAAGAAAAGCCCATTTCTTGAAACCCATCGCTTCTTCCATTGAAGGTCCAAACTTGAAGCTTCCTTCACTCCCTTTTTCATCTGAATCTGAATGGCCATTGAAAGTCTCCTTTAATGGCTGTAGGCATCACCAGAACAAATGGAAGAAATGGGTTGCAGCCATGGAGTCTGTTCATCACTCTGTATGGAAAGCTGCTGGTATTTATGAAGCTATAATGGGTTCAGTATATAAAGTCCATACAGATAAAGATTTGATTTTTGGGTTGGTAGAAAGGTGGTGTTGTGATACTAACACATTTCTATTTCCATGGGGTGAAGCTACTGTTACTCTTGAAGATATGATGATTTTGGGAGGGTTCTCTGTTTTGGGTGACCCTGTTTTCTTACCCCTTCAATACCGTGAGTTGGTACAAATTGAGGAAAATCTTGAAAAAGCGCGAAGGGACCTTATCGGATTGAAGGCTGATAATCATACTAGGTGGTTAAATTTTTTCATGAACAGTGGTAGGGATTATGAACATGaagcttttctttctctttggTTATCAAGATTTGTGTTTCCAGGTAATGAGTACGATAAAATAGGTACACATGTTTTCCCTATAGCTGTTAATCTTGCTAGAGGTACGCTACTAGCGCTTGCTCCTGCTGTTCTTGCTAGCATATATAGGGACTTGAGCTTGTTGAAACAGACTATGATAATGGCTTCATCAAAAGTTCCAAGTAGAAATAGAGACAGATTTGACATTCTTGAAATTAGTCTTTGGGCGCCACAGTTCTTTGTTCAAGTTTGGGCTTGGGAGAGGTTGGTAGCTTTGCAGCCAGAGCAGGCTCAGAATAACAATATGGTTAGTGGGGTGAGAATAGGACGATGGCACAATGTGAAACAATCAGGTGTGATTAATGTGAGGAATACTATTGACTCCTCTGGAGAGACGTTTCAGTGGAGGCCATATACCTTGGCTGTGGAAGGTTGGTTAGTTCCCAGGTTCTACAAGGAAAAAGAAGAGTGGACAGTAGTTGAAGGACAAAATTTGGATCAGGAAATGGAGTCTTTCGTTCGATGCTTGAGGGCGTCTGAGCTTGTTGGTTTAGATTGTCAAGAACCTTATCGACCAAATCGTGTAGCAATGCAGTTTGGATATGATCAAGACTTCCCTAAATGgattcctcgctcgccttcaaGTCCAGAACTTGCCTGGTACAACTACAGCAGACCTACTGATTCTGATTTTAGGTTATACTATCCGTCTAGGCTGTTTGAACCGGATGTAACTATACAGTATTTGAAATGGTGGagaaaagaaatactatttctaGCTGATGCATTGAAAGGATTTTCTCATGGACGAAGAAGTAAAAGAAGATCAAAACGTCTTTGTAACCTTTATGATTCTCCTGCTTTTGCTCCCAAGTTAAAGCAGGTGAAACTAGAAACTGATTGGGATGTTTGTGATGTTCTTCCTGGTATACGGACTGACTGTCAACCGAAACAAGTGGAGAATTACCCTGCTGCTCCTCCTGGATTTCTGAATTACCCTGCTGTTCCTCCTGGATTTCCGAATTACCCTACTGCTCCTCCTGGATTTCCGAATTACCCTGCTGTTCCTCCTGGTTTTCCAAATTACCCTGCTGTTCCTCCTGGTTTTCCTCCCAAGTGTTGTGGGAAAAATGACAAGAAGAATTTGTCTATTGGAGTTTCACAAACAATGGCTTGTGACAGTGTGCCTTGTCGCTCAACGCAGAAGCATATTGCAAAAAAGACAGTTTACACATTCACTGACTATGCACATGAAAGCAATGGCAGTAGCATTGTAGTTCCCCCCAAGTGCAATGGGGAAAATGACAAGGAGAATATATCTGTGGGGGTTTGTCAAACAGTGGCATGTGACGTTGTGCCTCCTGGTTCAATGGAGAAGCATAAAGCAGGAGAGAGCGTTTACACATCCACTGATGCACATGATAGCAATGATAGTAGCAGTGTTGTTCTTCCGAAGTGTGTTTTGGAATATGACAAGGAGAATTTATACGTTGTGCCTCCTGGTTTAACGGAGAAGCATAATGCAGGACAAAGTGTTTACACATCCACTGATGCACATGACAGCAACGAGAGTAGCAGTGTAGTTCCCCCCAAGTGCAACAGGGAAAATGACAAGGAGAATTTATCTATGGAAGTTAGTCAAACAGTGGCTTGTGACGCTGTGGCTCCTAGTTCAACGGAGAGGCATGCTGGCTGGGAAGATGACAGAAATGAGAGTAACAGGAATATAGCCCGCGATCTTGTTAACAAATGTGATGATCTTATAACGGATATAGAACTTAAGCTTAGCGAGCTCGAGAGACAAGTTGCTTTACACAGGAGATGCTAG
- the LOC129891828 gene encoding uncharacterized protein LOC129891828, which translates to MVLKLFEGDYDELDKIEINEEFARRYEHNKKREDLQKLEELKKKGIVDDSDTASDDEEDEEEEDLDPSSNLKFFDGLLKIKKGDPVLNTKDAKLFDSDSETNSESEEDKEKKMKKKKPMYLKDVVSKHLIEEGPEFGDEEEEEENKVKTYSEEQDDLRDEFLNAVKEDDEEEEEDLFKVKEIEKDEEEGDPEFTKKLDEFFGEDDKLDEETVFLKDFFRKEMWRDDKKSSKRGDEMMMEEVEFSEDEEEIERQEDYEREFNFRFEENAGDRVWGHSRKVEGSVRKKPNVRKLQRERKEERMVQAEEERKEELKRLKNLKKKEMKEKLEKIKETAGIGDDGVCLLDVDDLEEEFDPDKYDRKMKASFGDAYYEGDDMDPEFGNDGDELEKPDFDKEDELLGLPKGWDNVDKPRDGFLSTREKLLKAIENEGDHEQTTDDNKVSGDDDDEVAEEGKRKKKRKRTNAVMKAVREELMEEYYKLDYEDTIEDLKTRFKYRPVKPKRFGLAPAEVLMMEDKELNQYVPLKKIAPYREKEWKVSRMKMLQLKDMPKSDKKPKFDNKEKVEGETDDRKRKQEEADGDTSKQSRRSRKRKKQAEHNLSTSRLKAYSANPSGSNSKKK; encoded by the coding sequence ATGGTATTGAAGCTATTTGAGGGTGACTATGATGAGCTGGACAAGATTGAGATCAACGAGGAATTCGCCCGCCGGTACGAGCACAACAAGAAAAGAGAGGACTTGCAAAAGCTGGAAGAGCTGAAGAAGAAAGGCATTGTTGATGACTCCGACACAGCATCCGATGACgaagaagacgaagaagaagaggatTTGGACCCTTCAAGTAATTTAAAGTTCTTTGATGGTTTGCTTAAGATAAAAAAAGGTGACCCAGTTTTGAATACCAAAGATGCTAAGTTATTCGATTCTGATTCTGAAACAAATTCTGAGTCGGAGGAGGATAAggagaagaaaatgaaaaagaaaaagccAATGTATTTAAAGGATGTAGTCTCTAAGCATTTGATTGAGGAAGGTCCGGAATTCGGAGatgaagaggaggaggaggagaataAAGTGAAGACATATTCCGAGGAGCAAGATGATTTGCGAGACGAGTTTTTAAATGCTGTTAAGGAGGATgatgaggaagaggaggaggactTGTTTAAGGTGAAAGAGATTGAGAAAGACGAGGAGGAGGGTGACCCGGAGTTTACTAAGAAGTTGGATGAGTTTTTCGGGGAGGATGATAAGTTGGATGAGGAGACAGTGTTTTTAAAGGATTTTTTTAGGAAGGAGATGTGGAGGGATGATAAGAAAAGTAGTAAGAGAGGGGATGAAATGATGATGGAGGAGGTGGAATTTTCGGAGGATGAGGAGGAGATTGAGAGACAAGAGGATTATGAGAGGGAGTTTAATTTCAGATTTGAGGAAAATGCAGGTGATAGAGTGTGGGGACATTCAAGGAAGGTGGAGGGATCAGTGAGGAAAAAGCCAAATGTGAGGAAGTTGCAGAgggagagaaaggaagagagaatGGTGCAGGCGGAAGAGGAGAGAAAAGAGGAGTTGAAACgattgaagaacttgaagaagaaggagatgaagGAGAAGCTTGAGAAGATTAAGGAGACTGCTGGGATAGGAGATGATGGTGTTTGCTTGTTGGATGTGGATGATTTGGAGGAAGAATTTGATCCAGATAAGTACGATAGAAAGATGAAGGCGTCTTTTGGTGATGCCTACTATGAGGGAGATGATATGGATCCTGAATTTGGAAATGATGGGGATGAACTTGAGAAGCCAGATTTTGACAAGGAAGATGAGTTACTAGGACTCCCCAAGGGATGGGATAATGTGGACAAGCCTCGTGATGGTTTTCTATCAACTAGGGAAAAACTTCTGAAAGCTATAGAGAATGAAGGTGATCATGAGCAAACAACAGATGACAACAAAGTAAGtggagatgatgatgatgaggttGCTGAAGAAGGTAAACGGAAGAAGAAACGGAAGCGGACCAATGCAGTAATGAAGGCAGTTAGAGAAGAACTAATGGAGGAGTATTATAAATTGGACTATGAGGATACTATTGAGGATTTAAAGACAAGATTTAAGTATAGGCCTGTCAAACCTAAGAGATTCGGGCTTGCTCCAGCAGAGGTGCTAATGATGGAGGATAAGGAGTTAAATCAGTATGTCCCTTTGAAGAAGATAGCGCCATATAGAGAAAAGGAATGGAAGGTATCCCGTATGAAAATGTTGCAACTGAAAGATATGCCAAAATCTGACAAGAAGCCGAAGTTTGATAATAAGGAAAAAGTTGAAGGTGAGACAGATGATAGGAAAAGGAAACAAGAGGAAGCTGACGGAGACACAAGCAAACAATCCAGGCGAAGTAGGAAACGAAAGAAACAAGCTGAGCATAATCTATCTACATCAAGGCTTAAGGCATATTCAGCTAACCCATCAGGGTCAAACAGCAAAAAGAAGTAG